The following proteins are co-located in the Microcystis wesenbergii NRERC-220 genome:
- the argF gene encoding ornithine carbamoyltransferase, which produces MVATLKGRDVLRITDMSSEEISALLNLSAQLKAGTLNPSCKKVLGLLFYKASTRTRVSFTVAMYQLGGQVIDLNPSVTQVGRGEPLADTARVLDRYLDILAVRTFKQEDLEAFANYSRIPIINALTDLEHPCQILADLQTIQETFQTLRGINLTYVGDGNNVANSLLLGGALMGLNVRVASPANYQPDGEIVASAQAIGEKTGSKILITDDPVTAVKDSQVVYTDVWASMGQESLADARIPVFQPYQVNEQLMSHADKDAIILHCLPAHRGEEITDGAIEGVQSKVWEQAENRMHAQKALMVSLLGLI; this is translated from the coding sequence ATGGTAGCCACTTTAAAAGGACGAGATGTTTTAAGAATAACCGACATGAGTAGCGAAGAAATCAGCGCCCTACTCAATCTATCGGCACAGCTTAAAGCTGGCACTCTTAACCCTAGCTGCAAAAAAGTCTTGGGATTGCTATTTTATAAAGCTTCCACCCGGACCCGGGTTTCCTTTACCGTCGCCATGTACCAGTTAGGGGGACAGGTGATCGATCTCAATCCCAGTGTAACCCAAGTGGGGCGCGGGGAACCCTTAGCCGATACGGCCCGGGTACTCGATCGCTATCTCGATATTCTCGCAGTTCGCACCTTTAAACAAGAGGATTTAGAAGCTTTTGCCAATTACTCGCGCATTCCGATTATCAACGCTTTAACGGATTTAGAACATCCCTGTCAGATATTAGCCGATTTACAGACTATCCAAGAGACTTTTCAGACTTTACGGGGAATTAACCTCACCTATGTGGGGGATGGTAATAATGTCGCTAATTCTCTCCTCTTGGGTGGTGCTTTGATGGGGTTAAATGTGCGGGTTGCCTCCCCCGCAAACTATCAACCGGATGGGGAAATTGTCGCCAGCGCCCAGGCTATTGGCGAGAAAACCGGTAGTAAAATCTTAATTACCGACGATCCCGTTACGGCCGTAAAAGACTCTCAGGTGGTCTATACTGATGTCTGGGCAAGTATGGGACAGGAAAGCCTCGCTGATGCCCGAATTCCCGTTTTTCAGCCCTACCAAGTCAATGAACAGCTAATGAGTCACGCTGACAAAGACGCGATTATTCTCCATTGTTTACCTGCTCACCGGGGCGAAGAAATTACCGACGGGGCGATCGAGGGTGTACAATCAAAAGTCTGGGAGCAAGCGGAAAATCGGATGCACGCCCAAAAAGCTTTAATGGTGAGTTTATTGGGATTAATCTAG
- the malQ gene encoding 4-alpha-glucanotransferase — translation MAFSRSSGILLHPTSHPGRYGIGELGREAYQFIDFLAQSGQKLWQILPLGPTGYGNSPYMSFSAIAGNHLLISLDILREKNLLSEADFEDIPDFPLDQVDFDKLIAWKIPLLRKAASNFVKGSDTILYKQFAGFCAGNADWLEDYALFMALSHAYPGKAWMEWPTEIRERHWGALETPKQELQEEIFLHKFLQFEFFEQWLALKRYANSLGIEIIGDIPIYVSHNSADVWANPQVFRLDTQTGNPLEVAGVPPDYFSETGQLWGNPLYNWDYLKNTGFDWWVRRLKAVLSLVDIIRIDHFRGLEAYWAVAFGQENAINGHWLKAPGYDLFNTIGTRLGKLPIIAEDLGDIDQAVLDFRDHFAFPGMKILHFAFGGDAGNPYLPFNVERNCVIYTGTHDNNTTVGWFQDNANDYEKARLYQYLGAPSGQGVAWDLIRLAYSSVANQAIVPLQDVLSLGSDARMNTPSVAEGNWSWRYRQEALTGEYSERLRDLVNLFGRNR, via the coding sequence ATGGCTTTTAGCCGTTCTAGCGGTATTTTGCTTCATCCCACCAGTCACCCCGGTCGTTACGGGATTGGAGAACTAGGTAGGGAAGCCTATCAATTTATCGATTTTTTGGCTCAAAGTGGTCAAAAACTCTGGCAAATTCTCCCTTTAGGCCCCACAGGGTACGGTAACTCTCCCTACATGAGTTTTAGTGCCATTGCCGGCAATCATCTCCTGATTAGTCTCGATATTCTTCGGGAAAAAAACCTGCTTAGTGAGGCAGATTTCGAGGATATTCCCGATTTTCCCCTCGATCAAGTGGATTTTGATAAATTGATCGCTTGGAAAATTCCTCTACTTAGAAAGGCGGCGAGCAATTTTGTCAAGGGTTCTGACACAATTCTTTACAAACAGTTTGCTGGCTTTTGTGCTGGCAATGCCGATTGGTTAGAGGATTACGCCCTATTTATGGCTTTATCCCACGCTTACCCGGGTAAAGCATGGATGGAATGGCCGACAGAAATTCGCGAACGTCATTGGGGAGCGTTGGAAACACCGAAACAGGAGTTACAAGAGGAGATTTTTCTGCACAAATTCCTGCAATTTGAGTTTTTTGAGCAGTGGTTAGCCCTAAAACGCTATGCTAACTCCCTCGGTATCGAGATTATCGGTGATATCCCCATTTATGTCTCCCATAATAGCGCCGATGTTTGGGCAAATCCGCAGGTTTTCCGACTAGATACCCAAACCGGTAATCCCTTGGAAGTGGCCGGGGTTCCCCCAGATTATTTCTCAGAAACGGGGCAATTATGGGGAAATCCTCTTTATAACTGGGATTATCTCAAAAATACGGGCTTTGACTGGTGGGTACGCCGTTTAAAAGCGGTTCTTTCCCTAGTCGATATCATCCGTATCGATCATTTTCGCGGATTAGAGGCCTATTGGGCCGTGGCTTTTGGCCAGGAAAACGCTATTAATGGTCATTGGCTCAAGGCCCCGGGTTATGATCTCTTTAATACTATCGGCACTCGTTTAGGTAAATTGCCGATTATTGCCGAAGATTTGGGCGATATTGACCAAGCAGTCCTAGATTTTCGCGATCACTTTGCTTTCCCGGGGATGAAGATTCTCCACTTCGCTTTTGGGGGTGATGCGGGTAATCCCTATCTTCCTTTTAACGTCGAACGCAACTGTGTGATTTATACCGGCACTCACGATAATAATACCACTGTGGGCTGGTTTCAGGATAACGCCAACGACTACGAAAAAGCGCGACTATATCAATATCTTGGCGCTCCCAGTGGTCAGGGAGTGGCTTGGGATCTGATTCGACTGGCCTATAGTTCCGTGGCTAATCAGGCGATCGTACCGTTACAGGATGTGTTAAGTTTAGGATCCGATGCGCGTATGAATACCCCCAGTGTCGCAGAAGGGAATTGGTCATGGCGCTATCGTCAGGAAGCTTTAACCGGAGAATATAGCGAGAGATTGCGAGATTTAGTCAATCTTTTTGGCAGAAATCGTTAA
- a CDS encoding bifunctional pantoate--beta-alanine ligase/(d)CMP kinase: MQIFTTIPGLRTFLADYRHDHSIALVPTMGALHKGHASLIRRAVTEAEVTVVSIFVNPLQFGPTEDFSRYPRTFESDRQLCESLGVAAIFAPSAETLGIGDSEEITAVVPPISLTSGLCGAFRPGHFQGVATIVTRLFNIIAPKIAYFGEKDAQQLAIIRQLVRDLNLAIEIRACATVRETSGLAVSSRNQYLSATEKEKATIIAQSLQLALESFRLGERQREKLLAIVQKNLDRVPEFRPQYLDLVHPQSLQPIEQIETGGLLAIAGSIGQTRLIDNIILRQRRAVIAIDGPAGAGKSTVTRLVAEKLGLTYLDTGAMYRAVTWLVVNSGLDLSAEAAIAELLSLAKIEIIPADSPENVTIVKINGQDVTLEIRSPAITSQVSRIAAQKAVREQLVTLQRQMGMSGGIVVEGRDIGTNVFPEAELKIFLTATPEERARRRLKDLEAQGNGGISLAELTQEIEKRDYLDSNRSLAPLRKAADAIEVNSDHLTITEVTEKIIALYHQGSSTLIFRSKE, encoded by the coding sequence GTGCAAATATTCACAACAATCCCCGGTTTACGCACTTTTTTGGCTGATTATCGCCATGATCATAGTATTGCTCTCGTGCCAACCATGGGCGCTCTCCATAAAGGTCATGCTAGTCTAATTCGGCGCGCAGTGACGGAAGCTGAGGTAACTGTGGTCAGTATTTTTGTTAATCCTCTACAATTTGGCCCTACAGAGGATTTTTCTCGCTATCCCCGCACCTTTGAAAGCGATCGCCAATTGTGTGAATCCTTGGGAGTTGCTGCTATTTTTGCTCCGAGTGCGGAAACTTTAGGAATTGGTGATTCTGAGGAGATAACCGCAGTTGTTCCCCCGATTTCTCTGACTAGCGGGTTATGTGGTGCTTTTCGTCCGGGGCATTTTCAGGGAGTAGCCACAATTGTCACGCGGTTGTTTAATATTATTGCCCCGAAGATCGCCTATTTTGGCGAAAAGGATGCCCAACAGTTAGCGATTATCCGGCAATTAGTCAGGGATTTAAATTTAGCGATCGAGATTCGCGCTTGTGCTACAGTGCGAGAAACATCGGGATTAGCAGTTAGTTCTCGCAATCAGTATCTATCGGCCACAGAAAAGGAAAAAGCGACAATTATCGCCCAAAGTTTGCAATTAGCCCTCGAAAGTTTTCGTTTAGGGGAAAGACAAAGGGAAAAACTACTGGCTATTGTGCAAAAAAATCTGGACAGAGTACCAGAATTTCGCCCTCAGTATCTGGATTTAGTCCATCCCCAGAGTTTACAACCGATCGAGCAGATCGAGACAGGGGGTTTGTTAGCGATCGCTGGATCGATCGGTCAAACCCGTTTAATTGATAATATTATCTTGCGTCAACGTCGGGCAGTTATCGCTATTGATGGGCCGGCTGGAGCGGGAAAATCGACAGTAACGCGCTTAGTAGCCGAAAAATTGGGGTTAACCTATCTCGATACCGGTGCGATGTATCGCGCGGTGACATGGTTGGTGGTGAATTCTGGTCTGGATTTGTCCGCAGAAGCGGCCATCGCCGAGTTATTATCTTTAGCGAAGATAGAAATAATTCCGGCCGATAGTCCCGAAAATGTGACTATAGTGAAGATTAACGGGCAAGATGTGACTTTAGAGATTCGCTCTCCCGCAATTACCTCGCAAGTGTCCAGAATTGCCGCTCAAAAAGCGGTGAGAGAGCAGTTAGTCACCCTGCAAAGACAGATGGGAATGTCGGGGGGAATAGTTGTCGAAGGTCGGGATATTGGTACTAATGTTTTTCCAGAAGCGGAATTAAAGATTTTCTTGACAGCGACACCCGAAGAAAGAGCGAGAAGGAGATTAAAAGACTTAGAAGCGCAGGGAAATGGGGGGATTAGTCTCGCAGAATTAACCCAAGAGATTGAAAAAAGGGATTATTTGGATAGTAATCGCTCCCTAGCACCCCTGCGAAAAGCCGCAGATGCGATCGAAGTTAATAGCGATCATCTCACTATTACAGAAGTCACGGAAAAAATCATTGCTCTTTATCATCAAGGCTCAAGCACACTCATCTTTAGGTCAAAAGAATGA
- a CDS encoding type II toxin-antitoxin system VapC family toxin, whose protein sequence is MEKPLVFLDTDVLASYLRGDIASVHLFDRETLDRVCLALNAIVLQELLFLAEVRNHPEIIDRIQEKVTILNFDLVKLDQYWQNARDIRNILVNSNDVLILSIAANCDYLVTYDQQLKKASSYLYNSQPMVVTPEELLEVINRENIGPSSLSCQGYKSSNLPLIKVI, encoded by the coding sequence ATGGAAAAACCTCTAGTTTTTTTAGATACTGATGTTTTGGCTTCTTATCTACGAGGAGATATTGCCAGTGTACATTTATTCGATCGAGAAACACTCGATCGCGTTTGTCTTGCTCTTAATGCGATCGTTTTACAAGAGTTATTATTTTTAGCAGAAGTTCGTAATCATCCTGAAATAATCGATCGGATTCAAGAAAAGGTGACTATCTTGAATTTTGATTTAGTTAAACTTGATCAATATTGGCAAAATGCTAGAGATATTCGCAATATTTTGGTAAACTCGAATGATGTTTTAATTTTAAGTATTGCCGCTAATTGTGATTATTTAGTTACCTACGATCAACAACTTAAAAAAGCCTCTAGTTATCTATATAACTCTCAACCGATGGTAGTAACACCTGAAGAATTATTAGAGGTTATCAATCGAGAAAATATAGGCCCTTCTAGCCTCTCTTGCCAAGGATATAAATCCTCAAATTTACCCTTAATCAAGGTGATTTAG
- a CDS encoding tubulin-like doman-containing protein, with protein sequence MPAAVEEKSMVPTVLVGIGGTGNEILSRLRRLIEESYGSLSNFPIVSFLVVDTDKDYKISNPEAAGSAFKDNEKHWARVSGKQVQEMVSDMDRYPWINSWFPPELERNITSLEAGAGQIRACGRFALFCNYHEIQRKFLDAVRRVKGQENFMLDRYGIKVNNTAINVFTTGSLNGGTGSGMLIDLGYCIRNWLRGESSPLSTAIVPTPEAFAGISVGDRVLANGYAALMELNYFSDYRTEYHQQFSSGLVDEVVSKLPPFDFTYLVGTKNGEGDFKLGQIREMIAQNIFLDMTSDFAPHKRSIRDNIKGSWAQADPGGRGYPKQFMSFGLSTIEIPIAQIRASLSERLAKDLINWWLNDAVILPAQMLDLVRGDILKRMRLSEGELIMDLCADKDRSLIAIISQWINETRQEINQDNWLSCTKQGVNILGNEQGKILQFINDYLTPRVEEFKRNHLLELSPDERLHGDYLKKIYSNRDEIIQRGKKSLEIEFYNILEDRNRGVKFAESFIVLVRQIFTDIAEKFRRDQEQVWSQNESKRQREYDTALAEINDLKDKLHISKKDKMEEYCEQALTGLEGYLMANIQRKTRGAGVEVINRLLEHLNQLESRFNRFRQKLIQSRDLFNLQANQQIDSADALLINGIKLFDRQELNGLYQDFVEQFASGIAGNKNAYDTGMDNLCLPLSEEILKQSSPLWKETRRSDENMRLFDITEIADIRQRDFQQVVLNQANKLLQNAPASSQIQQELAACDRLLKIYNNDADIINNLRIAYQKSRPLIMLNPAVLRGKDAGFTPQLNQNVALIGGRNTNNPAAQKIMPKLREFIPNEDDIKPLAEVEKHRLVFVQEIGGFSLRCLEGMRELRQSYQDWKGEFILAKRAQQMGENRDLPIPVHIQKEPPFWDVFPEDPSIYQLVVTARALKVLFPEVNRVTNEKTIRYEIKTATGLKKVDIATSWEDAVQVLEVKACREDKEKIQTQVTAKLQDSSTPEKKQALYRTFIQYLQQRSEELTGGKDNTEYKREDAIILQLIHNYKLDSGGEIPLSPVTEVANLALIICGNCGHKNPPSSNFCSKCGAKLVK encoded by the coding sequence ATGCCAGCAGCAGTGGAAGAAAAAAGCATGGTTCCCACGGTTTTAGTGGGTATTGGTGGCACGGGTAACGAAATTTTATCGCGATTGCGTCGTTTAATCGAGGAAAGTTATGGCAGTTTGAGCAATTTTCCGATTGTCAGTTTTTTGGTGGTTGACACGGATAAGGATTATAAAATCAGTAATCCTGAAGCTGCCGGCAGTGCTTTTAAAGATAACGAAAAACACTGGGCCCGGGTGAGTGGAAAACAGGTACAGGAGATGGTATCTGACATGGATAGATATCCCTGGATTAATAGTTGGTTTCCCCCGGAATTAGAGAGAAATATTACTTCCCTGGAAGCGGGGGCGGGACAAATTCGCGCCTGTGGACGTTTTGCTTTATTTTGTAATTATCATGAGATCCAAAGAAAATTTCTAGATGCGGTGAGACGGGTAAAGGGACAAGAAAACTTTATGCTCGATCGCTATGGAATTAAAGTTAATAATACTGCTATTAATGTCTTTACTACGGGGTCTTTAAACGGTGGTACAGGTAGCGGAATGTTAATCGATCTAGGCTACTGTATTCGTAATTGGTTACGAGGGGAAAGTAGTCCTTTGAGTACGGCAATTGTTCCCACTCCTGAAGCATTTGCGGGGATTAGTGTCGGCGATCGAGTTTTGGCTAATGGTTACGCTGCCCTGATGGAATTAAATTACTTTTCCGACTACAGAACCGAATATCATCAACAGTTTAGCAGCGGTTTAGTCGATGAAGTGGTTAGTAAATTACCCCCCTTTGATTTTACCTATTTAGTGGGGACAAAAAACGGCGAAGGTGATTTTAAACTCGGTCAAATTCGGGAAATGATCGCCCAAAATATCTTCCTAGATATGACCTCTGATTTTGCCCCCCATAAGCGTTCTATTAGAGATAATATTAAGGGTTCTTGGGCGCAAGCTGACCCTGGGGGTCGCGGTTATCCTAAGCAATTTATGAGTTTTGGGCTATCAACTATTGAAATTCCTATTGCCCAAATTCGTGCCTCCTTATCGGAACGTTTAGCCAAAGATTTAATTAATTGGTGGCTGAATGATGCCGTGATTTTACCCGCTCAAATGTTGGACTTAGTAAGAGGTGATATCCTCAAAAGAATGCGCTTGAGCGAAGGAGAATTAATTATGGATTTATGTGCCGACAAGGATCGCTCTTTAATTGCCATAATCTCCCAATGGATTAACGAAACTCGTCAGGAAATCAATCAAGATAATTGGCTATCTTGTACCAAACAGGGTGTTAATATTTTAGGCAATGAACAGGGAAAAATTCTCCAATTTATCAATGATTATTTAACGCCAAGAGTCGAGGAATTTAAACGCAATCATTTACTAGAATTGAGTCCCGATGAACGGCTGCACGGCGATTACCTGAAAAAGATTTATAGTAATCGGGATGAAATTATTCAACGGGGTAAAAAGTCCCTGGAAATAGAGTTTTATAATATCCTTGAGGATCGGAACCGTGGGGTAAAATTTGCCGAGAGTTTTATTGTTTTAGTACGACAAATCTTCACCGACATAGCAGAAAAATTCCGTCGCGATCAAGAACAGGTTTGGAGTCAAAACGAAAGTAAACGTCAACGAGAATACGATACAGCTTTAGCGGAAATTAATGATCTGAAAGATAAACTTCATATCTCGAAAAAAGATAAGATGGAAGAATATTGTGAACAAGCTTTAACGGGATTGGAAGGCTATTTAATGGCCAATATTCAACGAAAAACCAGAGGTGCAGGAGTAGAGGTTATTAATCGTTTACTAGAACATCTTAATCAATTAGAAAGCCGTTTTAATCGCTTTCGTCAGAAATTAATTCAAAGTCGCGATCTATTTAATCTACAAGCTAACCAACAGATTGATAGTGCCGATGCTTTGTTAATTAATGGGATTAAATTATTTGACAGACAAGAATTAAATGGTCTTTATCAAGACTTTGTCGAACAATTTGCCTCCGGGATTGCTGGTAACAAAAATGCCTACGATACAGGTATGGATAACCTTTGTTTACCCCTCTCAGAAGAGATTTTAAAGCAATCTAGCCCCCTCTGGAAAGAAACGCGCCGCTCCGACGAAAATATGCGTTTATTTGACATCACCGAGATTGCCGATATTCGTCAAAGAGATTTTCAACAAGTTGTCCTAAACCAAGCTAATAAATTACTACAAAATGCCCCCGCTAGTAGTCAAATTCAGCAGGAATTAGCCGCTTGTGATCGCTTGTTAAAAATTTATAACAACGATGCAGATATTATCAATAATCTTCGCATTGCCTACCAAAAATCGCGACCCCTAATTATGCTTAATCCTGCGGTTTTGCGGGGAAAAGATGCGGGTTTTACACCCCAATTAAATCAAAATGTTGCCCTGATTGGGGGAAGAAATACCAATAACCCTGCAGCCCAAAAAATTATGCCGAAACTGCGGGAATTTATTCCCAACGAAGACGATATTAAACCCTTGGCAGAAGTGGAAAAACATCGTCTTGTCTTCGTGCAGGAAATTGGCGGGTTTTCCCTACGCTGTCTCGAGGGAATGCGAGAACTGCGGCAATCCTATCAGGACTGGAAAGGAGAATTTATTCTCGCTAAACGCGCCCAACAAATGGGCGAAAATCGTGATTTACCCATCCCCGTGCATATCCAAAAGGAACCGCCTTTCTGGGATGTTTTTCCCGAAGATCCGAGTATTTATCAATTGGTAGTAACAGCCCGGGCTTTAAAAGTGCTTTTTCCAGAAGTCAATCGAGTCACTAATGAGAAAACAATTCGCTATGAAATTAAAACCGCAACGGGATTAAAAAAAGTCGATATCGCTACCAGTTGGGAAGATGCGGTACAGGTGTTAGAAGTAAAAGCTTGTCGCGAAGATAAGGAAAAAATTCAAACTCAGGTGACAGCTAAGTTACAGGATTCGTCCACCCCCGAGAAAAAACAAGCTTTGTATCGGACTTTTATCCAATATTTACAACAACGTTCCGAGGAGTTGACAGGAGGAAAAGACAATACAGAATATAAACGGGAAGATGCAATTATTTTGCAGTTAATCCATAACTATAAGTTGGATAGCGGTGGAGAAATTCCTCTTTCTCCGGTGACGGAAGTGGCTAACCTAGCTTTAATTATCTGCGGTAATTGTGGACACAAAAACCCGCCCTCGTCTAATTTTTGTTCTAAGTGTGGGGCAAAATTAGTTAAGTAG
- a CDS encoding DUF4926 domain-containing protein, producing the protein MAQLYEEVTLARDVPEYNLKQGDSAILVDIVAHPKGGEEGYVLELFNEVEESVNVVIVPKSAIQEGEKEGSSLLGMIRSGGIN; encoded by the coding sequence ATGGCGCAACTATACGAAGAAGTGACCCTAGCCCGCGACGTTCCCGAATACAATCTTAAGCAGGGTGATTCGGCGATTCTTGTCGATATAGTTGCCCATCCGAAGGGGGGTGAGGAAGGATATGTTTTAGAACTATTCAACGAAGTAGAAGAATCGGTTAACGTCGTCATTGTCCCGAAATCGGCGATTCAAGAAGGGGAAAAAGAAGGTTCTTCGTTACTCGGTATGATTCGATCGGGTGGCATAAATTGA
- a CDS encoding HAD family hydrolase: MLKAVLFDFNGVIINDEPIHQELINEILIGENLLPLGSEFAELCLGRSDRVCLRNVLTRRGRQVTEEYLTKLINKKASLYRERLEKLEKLPIYEEIYSFLKRVKARDLQIGLVTGAIRSEVESILQQAGLGDYFSVIVTGDEISTSKPQPDGYLLAVERFNRWNFNLQLQPWECLVIEDTFAGCEAAKRAGMQVVGIAHTYPFHFMQRVSNWAIDNFSQLDLDRVEKTFSQIGEITERSGFLGNL; this comes from the coding sequence ATGTTAAAGGCTGTTCTGTTCGATTTTAATGGGGTGATCATCAATGATGAACCAATCCATCAAGAGTTAATCAATGAAATCTTGATCGGGGAAAATTTACTGCCCCTAGGGTCGGAATTTGCGGAGTTATGTCTGGGAAGAAGCGATCGCGTCTGTTTGCGTAATGTTCTCACCCGTCGCGGTCGTCAAGTGACCGAGGAGTATCTGACTAAGTTAATTAACAAAAAAGCCAGTTTATACCGAGAAAGATTAGAAAAATTAGAGAAACTTCCTATTTATGAAGAGATATACTCTTTTTTAAAACGGGTTAAGGCCAGGGATCTACAAATCGGTTTGGTGACGGGAGCAATACGCTCGGAAGTAGAATCGATCTTGCAACAGGCGGGCCTTGGGGATTACTTTAGTGTCATTGTCACCGGTGATGAGATTAGCACCAGTAAACCTCAACCGGATGGTTATTTACTGGCCGTAGAAAGATTCAATCGTTGGAATTTTAATCTACAGTTGCAACCCTGGGAATGTCTGGTGATTGAAGATACTTTTGCCGGTTGCGAAGCGGCAAAAAGAGCGGGAATGCAGGTGGTGGGAATCGCTCATACCTATCCCTTCCATTTTATGCAGAGAGTGTCGAACTGGGCGATCGATAATTTCTCCCAACTAGACCTCGATCGCGTGGAGAAAACTTTTAGCCAAATCGGGGAAATAACCGAGCGATCGGGATTTTTAGGCAATCTATAA
- a CDS encoding ribonuclease Z: protein MEITFLGTSSGVPTRSRNVSSIALRLPQRAEIWLFDCGEGTQHQLLRSDLKSSQIRRIFITHMHGDHIFGLMGLLASIGLAGSAQDIDIYGPPGLGDYLRACAKYSYTNFANRVRVHAVSPGILYEDEEFTVSCQLLKHRIPAHGYRIAEKDRPGRFDVEKANALGIPPGPIYGKLKRGETVTLPDGRKIRGQSLCGETEIGRKIAYCTDTIFCEGSIELAQNADVLIHEATFAHQDAGLAFESVHSTSTMAAQVALAAQVKLLLMTHFSPRYLPGNSLDISNLLEEARAIFPNTKLAYDFLTYEVPRNRQEMALGVK from the coding sequence GTGGAGATTACTTTTTTAGGAACCAGTTCCGGGGTTCCGACTCGTTCGCGTAATGTCTCTAGTATCGCCCTTCGGTTGCCGCAACGGGCGGAAATATGGCTGTTTGACTGTGGAGAAGGAACTCAACACCAGTTACTGCGTAGCGACCTAAAAAGTTCCCAAATCCGACGCATTTTTATCACCCACATGCACGGCGATCATATCTTTGGTTTAATGGGATTGTTAGCCAGTATCGGATTAGCCGGTTCTGCTCAGGATATTGATATCTACGGACCCCCCGGACTAGGGGACTATCTGCGTGCTTGTGCTAAGTATTCCTATACTAATTTCGCCAATCGGGTGCGAGTCCATGCCGTTTCCCCCGGCATACTCTACGAAGATGAAGAATTTACCGTCTCCTGTCAGCTATTAAAACATCGTATTCCTGCCCACGGTTATCGCATCGCCGAAAAAGACCGTCCAGGACGTTTTGATGTGGAAAAAGCCAACGCTTTGGGTATTCCCCCCGGACCAATTTACGGCAAGCTGAAAAGAGGAGAAACTGTCACCCTCCCCGATGGCAGAAAAATTCGCGGTCAGTCCCTCTGCGGGGAAACGGAAATCGGCCGTAAAATTGCCTACTGTACCGATACTATTTTCTGTGAAGGTTCGATCGAATTGGCACAGAATGCAGATGTGCTAATTCATGAGGCGACTTTTGCACACCAAGATGCTGGGTTAGCTTTTGAAAGTGTTCATTCCACTTCGACGATGGCAGCCCAGGTGGCCTTGGCAGCCCAGGTAAAATTGTTATTAATGACCCATTTTAGTCCCCGTTATCTACCGGGTAATTCTCTGGATATTTCCAATCTGTTAGAGGAAGCGCGGGCAATTTTTCCTAACACTAAATTAGCCTACGATTTCCTCACCTACGAAGTCCCCCGCAACCGTCAAGAAATGGCTTTAGGAGTTAAGTAA